Proteins from a genomic interval of Rhipicephalus microplus isolate Deutch F79 chromosome 6, USDA_Rmic, whole genome shotgun sequence:
- the LOC119166748 gene encoding kunitz-type serine protease inhibitor A-like, producing the protein MTPGGVWCFGNGTRNRFKARGIPTNGTHLLVGILVFSACTVTTRAQGGVEPVAMEPASSNGSAEPFSSGKPTNCFVAPEAGPCRGKLYRYYFHWGVGQCYRFTYSGCGGTGNNFRSKQRCMRTCWPLNYHMYCRTEVEQGPCQSWSVRYYFSAEKNHCFPFYYSGCGGNLNNFRSEQECRAICIAE; encoded by the exons ATGACACCCGGAGGAGTATGGTGCTTCGGAAACGGCACCCGAAATCGATTCAAAGCGCGTGGAATACCGACCAACG GTACGCACCTCCTGGTAGGAATACTGGTGTTTTCGGCATGTACTG TGACAACCAGAGCTCAGGGGGGTGTCGAGCCCGTCGCAATGGAACCAGCTAGCAGCAACGGCTCGGCCGAGCCATTCAGTTCGGGCAAGCCTACAAACTGCTTCGTGGCACCCGAGGCCGGGCCCTGTCGCGGGAAGCTGTACCGGTACTACTTCCACTGGGGAGTGGGACAGTGTTACCGGTTCACGTACAGCGGATGCGGCGGAACCGGAAACAACTTCCGAAGCAAACAGAGGTGCATGAGGACCTGCTGGCCAC TGAACTATCACATGTACTGTCGTACAGAAGTGGAGCAAGGGCCATGCCAATCCTGGTCGGTGCGCTACTACTTCAGCGCGGAGAAAAACCACTGCTTTCCCTTTTACTATTCGGGTTGTGGAGGAAACTTGAACAACTTCCGTTCCGAACAGGAATGCCGAGCCATCTGCATTGCGGAGTGA